The nucleotide window TCGGCAATGACACGACCAAGGTCGTCGAGGTTTCGCTGTGAAGGCCGGCCCTATCGAAATCGGGCGGCTCCTGCAAAACCGCCAGCGTTTCTGCGTTCCCATCTACCAGCGCCATTATGTCTGGACGCGGCAGAAGCAATGGGAGCCGTTCTGGAACGATGTCCGCACCAAGGCGATTGAGTGCCTGAGCGGGCGCGAACGCCGCTTCTCGCATTTCATGGGCGCCGTCGTGCTGGAAGCGCGCGGCGGATTTTCGGCCGGGCGCGTGCCGTCTTTCCAGGTCGTGGACGGCCAGCAGCGTCTCACGACCTTCCAGATATTTCTTGCGGCGGCGCGGGACTATGCCCGTGCGGTGGGTTTCGAGAAAAGCGCCGAGAAGATCGCCGACTACATCCTGAACGACAAGCCGCACCTGATGGAGGACCGGGAGGTCGAAATCTATAAAGTGTGGCCGACGCAGTACGACCGCGCGCTATTCATCGACATCATCTCCGGTGATCGCGAGACGCTCCGCAAGAAATACGGCAGGCATTTTTATGCCAAGCGGGACAAGATTTACGACTACAACACCGTGCCGCGACTGCTGTCCGCGTATGGCTATTTCTACGACAAGATCAAGCATTCGGTAGAGAGCGACGACCTGGAGGACGAGTTCGCGCCGTCGCCGGAGGCGCCGGACGAGGACACCGAAGAGGCCGCTGCCGCCGATTCCGGCGCGCCGGACGAGGTCAAGCTGGATTCGCTTTGGCAAGCACTTGTCGAGGAATTCAAGGTCGTCGAGATCGTCCTCGAAGAAGGGGACGACGCGCAGGTCATCTTTGAAACGCTGAACGAGCGCGGGGAGCCGCTTCTTGCCTCGGACCTGGTACGCAACAACATCTTTCACCGGGCCGACGCCTTGGGCGAGAAGGCGGAACGGCTTTTCGCGACGCACTGGAAAGCGTTCGAAGATCCGTTCTGGAGCGTGGAGGAAAAGCAGGGGCGCTACAAGAAACCCCGCATCGAGTTCTTTCTGTCGAATTTCATCGCTGGAAAGATTGCCGGCGAAGTCAATCTCTCGAAGCTTTTCAGCGAATACAAGGCCTTCCTGAAACCCCGCAAGGCCAAGGAGCCGCGCTACGCGACAGTGGCGGCGGAGTTGCAGGAACTGGAGCGGTTTGGTGCCGTCTACCGCGAGCTGGTCGAGCGCACCGCGGATTCGGCACTCGCCGCATTCTCCCGCCGCCTGCTGCCGTGGGATGTAACGACCGTCTATCCGCTGGCAATGCGCCTGTGGGCCAGCGACATCGAGGATGCGGACAAGGCCGCCGCGCTCGACATGCTGCTGTCCTTGATTGTCCGGCGCGGCGTCTGCGAACTGACCACCAAAAACTACAACAAGTTCTTCCTGACGGTGATCGCGCACCTGGACGACAAGGGCTGGAGCGCGGCCAATCTCGCGGCGTTTCTCCTGGCGCAGAAATCCGAGACGGGCCGCTTCCCGCGCGACGAAGAGTTTGAGCGGAAATGGCTCGACGCCCGCGCCTATGT belongs to Xanthobacter autotrophicus Py2 and includes:
- a CDS encoding protein of unknown function DUF262 (PFAM: protein of unknown function DUF262; protein of unknown function DUF1524 RloF~KEGG: eba:p2A52 hypothetical protein); this encodes MKAGPIEIGRLLQNRQRFCVPIYQRHYVWTRQKQWEPFWNDVRTKAIECLSGRERRFSHFMGAVVLEARGGFSAGRVPSFQVVDGQQRLTTFQIFLAAARDYARAVGFEKSAEKIADYILNDKPHLMEDREVEIYKVWPTQYDRALFIDIISGDRETLRKKYGRHFYAKRDKIYDYNTVPRLLSAYGYFYDKIKHSVESDDLEDEFAPSPEAPDEDTEEAAAADSGAPDEVKLDSLWQALVEEFKVVEIVLEEGDDAQVIFETLNERGEPLLASDLVRNNIFHRADALGEKAERLFATHWKAFEDPFWSVEEKQGRYKKPRIEFFLSNFIAGKIAGEVNLSKLFSEYKAFLKPRKAKEPRYATVAAELQELERFGAVYRELVERTADSALAAFSRRLLPWDVTTVYPLAMRLWASDIEDADKAAALDMLLSLIVRRGVCELTTKNYNKFFLTVIAHLDDKGWSAANLAAFLLAQKSETGRFPRDEEFERKWLDARAYVVLQPARARAILQEIEIAKRTKFHETTTLAPSLTVEHVMPQQWTAHWPMADGTRPNADQAHAALFNSIEDDTPVGRIVRRNRLRESFGNLTLLTQPLNAAVSNGPYQDWVNEKGEAVKGKRTALQDHSLLVMNREITTCDTWDEDAIIARGRNLFALARAIWTLPAVNAAEA